A genomic stretch from Theropithecus gelada isolate Dixy chromosome 2, Tgel_1.0, whole genome shotgun sequence includes:
- the LOC112619524 gene encoding DWARF open reading frame — MAEKAGSTFSHLLVPILLLIGWIVGCIIMIYVVFS; from the coding sequence CAGGATCTACATTTTCACACCTTCTGGTTCCTATTCTTCTCCTGATTGGCTGGATTGTGGGCTGCATTATAATGATTTATGTTGTCTTCTCTTAG